The nucleotide sequence GAGTCAGTGCGAAAGGCCGCTGGCGCTGTATTGGTCTGCCTGGCACTCGTTGCGGCGTGCTCGCGCGGTGATGCGGCACAGCCGGCGCCAACCGACAGTCCGAAGACAACGACGTCACCGCCTCCGTCGGCTCCGACGCCCGAACTCGTGACACCGTCCAAGCCGCCCGACGCCGCGCCGGCAGCCGATTTCGCGAAGGTCTCCAAGCTGATCAACGATGCGATCGCCGCTAACAAACTGCCCGGTGCGGTGCTTGTCGTCGGACACGGCGGCACCGTCGCCTTCCACCAGGCCTACGGCTCGCGCAAACTCGACGGCGAACCCGGTCTGGATGGGTTGCCGGCGGCCGCCGAGCCCATGACCGAGGACACGATCTTCGACCTGGCGTCGCTGACGAAGAGCCTCGCAACGGCGACGGCGGTCATGCAGCTTTACGAGCAGGGCAAGGTCGCGGTCGACGATACCGTTGAGCAATACCTGCCCGACTTCAACACCGCGAATGATCCACGGCGCGCGCAGGTGACCGTTCGGATGTTGCTCACCCACACGTCGGGCGAAACGGGGGACGTCAATCTGGGGGAGCCGTGGGGACTCGACGAAGCCAACAAAGCCGAAGGAATTCATCGCGCGCTCACCACGCCGCTGGAATCGGGCCCCGGCCAAGGTTTTCGCTATTCCGACATCAACTTCATTCTGCTGGGCGCGCTGATCGAGAAGGTCACCGGCGAGGATCTGGACGTCTACGCCCAGCGGCACGTCTTCGACCCGCTCGGGATGACAGACACCCGCTACCTTCCCGTGGCGAAAGCCTGCGGTCCGCACACCACGATCGGAGCCGCGATCGCCTGGGCGCCCGGCCCGGAGGATCGGGCCTGTCCGGACGGCACCTGGGACACTCATCTCTTATCGCGCATCGCGCCGACCGCCCGTGACGAAGAGAGCCGGGGCGAACCGGGCAGCAATCCGGACCTTGATCGCCTGCTGCGCGGCACTGTGCAGGACACCACGGCCCGGCGCATGGGTGGGGTGGCCGGACATGCCGGCGTTTTCTCGACCGCGCACGACGTCGCCGTCTTCGCGCAAGCCCTGCTCGACCGGCTGGCGGGCCGCCCGAGCCAATTCCCGTTGGCACAAGCAACTTTGGAGCTGATGACGGCGCCACAGCAGCCTGGGCATACGCCTCAACAACTCAAAGCCGCCAACGATGCCGCCCGAGCGGCACTCGCCAGCAGTCCGAATCGATCCGATCCCCTGCTGGCTCCCCGCTATCCGGCGATCGCGGGGCAGAACTTGCGCGGGTTCGGCTGGGACATCGACACGGGCCTGTCCTCGGC is from Mycobacterium conspicuum and encodes:
- a CDS encoding serine hydrolase domain-containing protein, coding for MRESVRKAAGAVLVCLALVAACSRGDAAQPAPTDSPKTTTSPPPSAPTPELVTPSKPPDAAPAADFAKVSKLINDAIAANKLPGAVLVVGHGGTVAFHQAYGSRKLDGEPGLDGLPAAAEPMTEDTIFDLASLTKSLATATAVMQLYEQGKVAVDDTVEQYLPDFNTANDPRRAQVTVRMLLTHTSGETGDVNLGEPWGLDEANKAEGIHRALTTPLESGPGQGFRYSDINFILLGALIEKVTGEDLDVYAQRHVFDPLGMTDTRYLPVAKACGPHTTIGAAIAWAPGPEDRACPDGTWDTHLLSRIAPTARDEESRGEPGSNPDLDRLLRGTVQDTTARRMGGVAGHAGVFSTAHDVAVFAQALLDRLAGRPSQFPLAQATLELMTAPQQPGHTPQQLKAANDAARAALASSPNRSDPLLAPRYPAIAGQNLRGFGWDIDTGLSSARGMVFPIGSFGHTGFTGTSLWLDPGSNTYLVLLSNSIHTRGSPPMSNLRGEVATAAARALQL